Part of the Hippopotamus amphibius kiboko isolate mHipAmp2 chromosome 7, mHipAmp2.hap2, whole genome shotgun sequence genome, TGTTTAGAGTCTGGATAAACTCAGAAAACTCTTATTGGGTAATATTTCTTTAAACCTACATAACATCAGGGGAAGTTTAATCCCTAAGCTTTTGATTCATTTAATTTTGCTCATTAAAAGACTGTTTTGCAACCCTGTCCTCTTTCCAGAAAAGCCATGACCTTTCTATTTGGAAAATTATAGTCTTGGCTCACCAGAAGTGACTGAAATGTGAACTCTGGAATACACCAAGTTTTAGAGGAttttaaactaaactaaaatgtaTCTTCTGTCTCTAATGGCCACTAATGTCcattacattaatttaaaaattttgtttatacaGGCAACATGGTGAACTGGTCAACTATGAGATCATTCTAAGCCATGACATGTTGGACTCTCACCGAAACTATCTGGTAAAATGTGGGTGTTGGGTAGAAAAttgcttcaatttctttcttcactttATGTGAAGCCTGAAGGTTTTAAAGTCAGCCattaacagggagatcaactcaatgatgggtgatgacttagagggcgggatagggagggtgggaagcagtcgagggagggaggggatatggggatacatgtataaatacagctgattcactttgttgtacagcaaaaactggcacaacagtgtaaagcaattatattccaatagagcttaaaaaaataaaaataataaagaattaaaaaataaagtcagccATTAATAACTTAGACAAATAACTAATTTGGACCCTCCAGAGAAATGGCATATGTGGCTTTTTGGACACACATGTGTGAACTTCATACAACACCTATGTGCAATAGTACAAACAATAGCTACTTCAGTAAGCATAATATGGTTGACTAAATAGCTGAAATATACAGCCTTGTGGTGTCTGTgaagcagctttatttttctagGATAAAAAAGctcattagaaagaaaaaaaaaattcctttaggaTTTTTCCCTAACCAGTCAATGTCCAGTTATGAGAGAAGCAGGGTAATCGGTTGGCACATTCACTAAAATACATGGCTTAAAATATATACGCCAATGTTGGGTTACCACTTTATATACACTTGAAAGGTCCTGGATTTAATTCAGTATGTGACTCAATTTCCTTTAAAACCATCTGCTCCTCCCAAAGTCCCCATCTCTTTCAGTGGAGCCATGACCCACCCATCAACAGAAACTGAACATTTTTATTCTCCATGCTGGTAGATTCATCTCTGTCAGAGGGGATTTTGAGCATGGAAAGATACAGACACCGATAACTGTACATCATTTAATGTTCAACTTATTAATCTTGTAAATTTATCAGTTAGCATTCTTTTAACCATTAAATAGTCAACATTTGCCTTATTAATCACATAACTACTTAAACAACAGAGTCAATATTTACGAATTTACCCCCAAAATTTCCCCAATTATGAAGAGATTACAAATATTAACACGTGTAAGAATTAAAATCTGAAGCCTGATACAGAAGATTCCTTAAAAGTTCTAAATGGACCcacaaaatatatcaaaactgGATGTCTTTACATCAAAACTGGTTGCAAAATGTGACTATCACACACTTGTTTTGTATTTCACTCCATGCTCACTCTCACACCTCAGTGCTCGTTTTGACATACCATTCTAGGTTTTcaataactcaataaaaattttacaccTCCCTAGGTTTAAGGATCTTACCATGCCCTCACCCCCTCCAGAAGAGAATGCAATTTCTGACCAACAGACTGAAGGCCCAGAGTTGTGATCCCATGGCTTTGGCATGGGGATCCGGGACCTGGCTGTGTAGTCTGTCAACTCACGCGTGATCTCCTGGCGTCAGATTCCTCCCTTTTCATTTTCAAGTACGTGTCTTACATTGGGTGTTGGATAAAGTGCTTCTATTACTATTATTGGGCATTTTGTTGTGATAGAGCTAAAAACAGGTCATGAAATCACAGTGATTTCTCCAATATAATAgattatatatagtattttagtCTCCCTTTCTGAGGTGATTTTGTCAATTACTGTCTCCTAAACTGATATTTCATATAGTGAGTTACAAACTGGCGACTTTAATTTCAAAACACTTCTGCaaacctctgcctccctcctcgcCCAGCCCCTTCTGCGGCTGATGGCAGCCCTCCCGGGAAGCACCCCGGTCCGGACAGTGAGGACGCCCGCTCGCGAGCCCGTCGGTCACCTCCGGCTCGGCAGCCGGACACACAGGTTCAGACAACGCTGGCCGAATCACTGAGAGagtgggaaaaagagaagagcATAGTATCTCTCCGCCCTGCTCTCCTCCACCTGGAGACTAGGGTAGGGTTTCCTCTGAAGCCTTAGACTAGAAGCGCAAGCCCCTCCCACCCTCGTTCGCACGGAGGCGGAAACGGGCGGCAGGAAGCCCGGCGCAGGCAGAGAGCCTGACGCTCGAGGCCCCGCGCCGGAGGCCCGCTTGTTTTTCCGCTCGGCGCGCGCCGCTTACGTCACAGCCTCGCCCCTTCCCTTCTCCCGCCCGCCCCCTCCACCCGCCGCCAGGTGACCCGGAAGTTGTACTTGCGACGCCGCTTTCCTTCTCCCACAATCCTTCGCGCTCTTCCTTTCCAACCCCGGCCCGGCAGGGTGAGTGTGGGTCCTGGGCCCCTGCGCCAGGAATCTAGCGCCATCCTCGCCCCTAATTGTACCGACTGGGACGGTGGGCTCTCTCCTGAGCCGGCCCGGGACTCCGAGTTCCCGGGGCACGGGAATCTGTGCTCCATTTAAGGGCTCTCGGAGCTTGAGAGGGAAAATAGCAAAGCTTAGGGGAACTCGGGCTACAGGGGTTTCAGGGGCGGGGGCGTCTAAGAGGCTTGGATGCTTGGGCCGCGGGGTGGCGGGCTTGACTTTGCCCAGACCAGGGGCTTCACAGGCCTGGCCAGATCCTTTGCCTCCGGAAGCGCCCCGAGGGCGGCTGCGTGAGGCCAGGCCGGGAGGGGGGACTTGGCTTGCGTTTGTCCCTCTCGCTCAGAGCCTCCTTGTCGCTTCGGTTTAGATGGCTCCCGCAAAGAAGGGTGGCGAGAAGAAGAAGGGCCGGTCCGCCATCAACGAGGTGGTAACCAGAGAATACACCATCAACATTCACAAGCGCATCCACGGAGTGTGAGTATCCCTGCGGTCAGCGATGCCCTGCTGGATGGTTCCGAAATCGCGGTCCGGTGGTCCTTGAGTTGTCTAAAGGCTTGGGTGGTCTAGAAATGACGCATTTTTTCATCAAAAGCTCAAGTCTGTATTCCGTGGACCCTATTTAAGGCTCGCAGGGTTTAAAACCTAATGCTCAGAGGTTAATGCCTAGAAACGGGAGATTGAGCGGTAAGGTTTCTGGGAGAGGCAGTTAGGGGAAATACAGTGACGATAAAATCGTTTCACTCATTGTTTTGTAATTAAACCTTGGCGCGCCTGAAGGGCGAAAGATGTgtatataagggaaaacaaacTTTTTCAGTGCATCTAGACCCTGGTAAAGGTGACCAATTAGCTAAGGCTGTGTTGGGCCCGGATCTGAACTCTCCGACGAGATTACCTTAATTCTCTGATCCACACAGATGAGTACTAACATTGGTAAAGTAGTAATGCCGGAAATGAAACTTCTGGAGAGACCAGAAAATAATGTATCGGTGGGGTTATAGGGCGGTATTTGTGGAGGGGACACCTGAAGGTTGTGGATTTGTGATAAGTAAGAATATTGGGCATGATTTTGAATGTTCTGGTTCATTGGTTTTCGTCTCTGGGGTTTGGTTTTCAGTTCTTAAGCTTACTGAGTTTTCCCCTTTTTCTGTACGTGGTGCTTACTAGTGATAACGGAGATCATATCTCCTCTTGAATACTgttatttggaatatttttagtAGCACCTTGCATTGCAAAATATTGTATTCAGGCACGGGTCTGTGGTACAGATTTTCTTGCACTTTCCTGGGCAGTCATCTCTAGATAGCTGATTTTGTGAAGGATCTAAATGTACAGCAGTGTCCACACTGGGCCTGGCATTTCTGGCCTGGTGTTGATCATGTGTGGCCCAAGGAGTATCCTGTATGTGGGGTCTCTGAAGGCTTCTGGGTCAAAAATTCAGTGTCTTTTTTGTGTATGGATGCTGCTTTGCAACCACATTCTCCCCCCCCCCTTAATTTGCAGTGTGCATATATTCATCTGGGGAGCATATTAAGCAGTTAACAGTGTCTTGGGCTCTGTGGATTCAACAGGGAACCAAAGATCCTACCTTCCTAGTTTACTTAATAGGGGAAGTTAGACAAGTATCCAGATTTGAAATGGTGGGAGGTGCCAGGTGGAGAGCAAGTCACAAAGTGAAAGGGAGTGATGTTTTAAAGGCCACACAGTTAAGCCGACATTAGAAGAGTGGGTGTGAGCCACTGCGGGTGGATGAGTTTCTCAGGCATTTTGTGCTTGGTTACAAAATTCTCAGTGAAGACCTTCATGGTACTAAATGCTTTGATTGTTTTCTAGTTCTTACTTGATGGGCAGCAATTGACAGTTCTTTGCTTGTTATTCATTTTACTTGCAAAGATTCCACAGTCTGGTGTTTTTCTTGCTTCTCCAGCTGCTCTTCCTCAGTCTACTGTTTCTCCTCACAACCCATCCTCTTAATGCTGAGACAGGGCTCAGCCTCTCCCTAACTACGGTTGCTAACAGCAACTAGTTTTAGGGCCTCATGTATCCAGTTGCTATGAACATGTATCCTTCGGTGTTTAAATCAAGTTATCTCGATTTACATGACCCCAGACCAAACTCCTAGCATCTGTCTCCACCCTGACCTTCCCATTTCCCTGTGCCTTCCCTGTTTCAGTTGGCAGGTGAGCGTGTCCTCTTGGCTCTGCCTTCCCCAGTCTGACTGCACTGGTCCTACCACCATTCTCTTGATGGTTACAGTTAGCAGTTCCTGCTCCTGGTTCCAGGCTCCACCACCAAACACCCAGGCTGTTCCTcaaaccctccagtggcttcccaccTTACTCAGATGAGAAGCCAAAGTTCTTGCTATGATTCCACATGTGTTGGCcacttccttttttctatttatgtataaatttattttatttatttgctgtgttgggtcttcgttgcggtgcgcaggcttattgcggtggcttctcttgttgtagatcacaggctctaggtgtgcgggcttcagtagttgtggcacataggctcaatagttgtggttcatgggctctagagcacaggctcagtagttgtggtgcataggcttagttgttctgcgccatgtggaatcttcccggaccagggcttgcatccgtgttccctgcattggcaggcagattcttaaccactgcgccaccagggaagtctgccacTTACTTTCTTAATCAAAGGAGGCAAATACCTGATTCAGGGTAGCAGTTTGGTTTTAGTTTTAGCACTCTCTCACAGATGGCTAAATAGTTGCCCTCGTTATCTTTGGATCTTGACTTCAGTATCTCTGCGGCCATCTTACTTAACGTAAAACTGCAGCCCCCTTCCCTAGTGCTCTTTTCCCTGGTTTCTCTGTAGTACTTGATACCATCTCACATACTCCATGCGTTGACTACATAAGCTATGTGGAAAACGGGCTTTTGTCTGTTACACCTACTGTTATTTCTAGTACCTTTTATTTCTAGATGGTTAAATAATTAAGACAATGAAGCGAGCTTGCTTGATGGGTTTAAGGAGGCTGGTGAGGGATAGAACAAAGGGAGCAAGGGAGACATGGTAACTGATGAGGCTCCTCACATTCAGTCTTGGGGCTGGGGGGACGCCTCTTTAAACTTGGGCTGCATGCCACTTCGAATAGCCTTCAGTTAACAAATGCTGGATCATATCAGCGTGTAGTCAAGTTTGGctttttcacatttcttatttAACTGAAAACGTGAAATTCGAAGGAATTTATGTATCCTCATCTAAACAACAGGttaatagtgcctgacacatgccAAGAGATCCACAGCATTAGCTGTTGTCCTCATCACACTTCTTGAGCGGAAATTGGTATATTTCAGGCCCCTGCTCTTTAAGCGTAAGTTGTTGGTGAACCATTAAACTGAAATTGCCAGAAACATGCTGTGTCTTTAAGATGTGGCAAATAACCTGATTATATTTTGACCCGAGCACATGGTATTTACTTCAGCTGTGTACTTTATGTTCAAGCTTATTCTAACATCATTCTTTGATTATATTCTCCCTGGCAGATGGTATTAGACCTTGGGGGTGTTTTTGTTGTATCAGGAAAGGGTTGGCCAATGTATATATTAGCATCTCTATAGGATCATATACAGAGTCCTTGTTCTGTATTATTGAAAGTAGATCGTGCATCTTATGTGTCCCAAGTATTATACTAGTTGTCGGGCATCACATAGTGGTGGCAAAAGAATTGTTCCTGCCTTCTTCATGgtttacatttgttttatgaAAACAAGACATGCTATGTtgtgtatttcatttaattttatactcAGTTCATGTATTACGTTTGAATCTCAGAGGTTTCAAGAAGCGTGCCCCTCGGGCACTCAAAGAAATCCGGAAATTTGCCATGAAGGAGATGGGAACTCCAGATGTGCGCATTGACACCAGGCTCAACAAAGCTGTCTGGGCCAAAGGAATAAGGTACTCGAGTTTTCTGTGTTATAAGGTGAACTTTCACAATTCCACAAACTAATGCACACGAGGgtataaagaaaataacagtGGCCCAGAGAGTGGGGTAGCATCTGCAGGGAAGCCCTTTTACCTGGTATTTGGACTAAGACCCCAAAGATGAAGGAGCCAGCAGGGTGAGAGTCAGGTAAGAACATCACGCAAGGAGAGAACTTCATGTGACCTGGGAACAGAGGTTGGGGAAGGTGGAGTAGATCGTATGACCTAAGAACAGTGAGTGAGGATGGAGAGTTAGGCAGGGGACAGATCTTGTGGGTCGTGGCATAGAGTTAGGATTTCTCTCTGGACATACTGGGAAGACACTGGAGTAGTGGAGGTGGTTACAGGTTGAAAATTCTGCTAAACAATGCACAAGGCAGGCTACCCAACATGCACACAGAAGAAATTATCCAGCCCAGGTATCAGTAGTGCCATGGTTGAGGAGCCTTGCTTATAAACATGGGGGTGGTTTTGCTGTGGAGGACGTTGTAAGGTACCAGGGTGGAAGTGGGACCAGCCAAAGGGAGTGGCACTGGTGGGGGCTAGGTGATGTGTGAgatgagtgggggtggggggctgcctgCATGTCTGGGTAATTAATATTGGGGTCTGATGTGATGACAGACACTTGAGATTCAGGCCTGTAGTGGGCTGGCATGGGGGGTGGGTTGTCTAATAAAGGAGCTGCCCCGAGCTCCCTTGAGGCGGGAGGAGTGGTGTCACATGAGGCGAGAGAAGTTTCAGGGCACCTCTTGTCCTCTAATCAGTAAAAGGAAGGGTTGCGATCAACTGTAATGCTGCTGAGCTGGAAGGATTGTGTGCGTGAGGCAGGAAAACTGAGTGTTTAACAGTAACACAGATCCCATAACCAAGATTTACATGTTGGGCCCACATTTATGCAGAAGTCACATGGCAGTGGGGGCTGCCTACTGAGACTAGCACATCCTGACACCAGTGTGTTCTATTTTTCAGGAATGTCCCATACCGTATACGTGTGCGGTTGTCCAGAAAACGTAATGAAGATGAAGATTCACCAAACAAGCTCTATACGTTGGTTACCTATGTACCTGTCACCACTTTCAAAAGTAAGTTCTGCTTCATCCCACAAAGTTGTTTAGATTTGTTAAAGTCCTTGGCCCTTTTATATAACCTGGATttgtttgttcaacaaatattgtgCACTAATATCGCTGGCATCCTTCTAGTGGGTATGTAAGGAACAGGCATAATCAGTGAACCttttctacaagggtgagtcaaaaattatccacactctggctgtagattttagacattttaatataaccaagagtgcaaataatttttgcttCACTGTTGTAAACCGTGTCATGGTATGGGAAAATATCTGGGTTGTGAAAGGTCACATGGAATAGTAATATTTGCCTAAACCCATGAAGAAATGGTTCTTGGAGTGTGAAAGTATGAGATGGGATATGCGGGTGTGGAAGGTGACTGGCTGTCGCTTCTTTTGCAGATCTGCAGACAGTTAATGTGGATGAGAACTAACTGCTGATTGTCCAATAAACTTATAGAACGGCCTTCGCatcttgattttccttttctagcTGCAGGTAAAATGGGCTTGTATATCTTAAAGCAGTTCCCAGTTACAGCATTTGGAGAGCATTTCCTAACTAATTACTGTGCCTGGGTCCCTTCTCCCCCATCCCTGGAGTTTCTGAATATT contains:
- the RPL31 gene encoding 60S ribosomal protein L31, producing the protein MAPAKKGGEKKKGRSAINEVVTREYTINIHKRIHGVGFKKRAPRALKEIRKFAMKEMGTPDVRIDTRLNKAVWAKGIRNVPYRIRVRLSRKRNEDEDSPNKLYTLVTYVPVTTFKNLQTVNVDEN